A single region of the Acidobacteriota bacterium genome encodes:
- a CDS encoding response regulator transcription factor gives MNNTPTILIADDHALIRKGLRQVIEADTPYQIIGEAASGKEALALIIQHQPQVAILDVNMPELTGFDVAQEVQKRNLKVAIIFLTMHKDKNYFNKAMDLGAKGYVLKDGVLDEIVSALQTVVRGVPFISSQLSGYLLQRLDRIGLLAKQTPGLNNLTPTEKRILKLIANYKTSKEIAAELHIHYRTVDNHRTNISNKLGLQGSHALLKFAVEHQEELA, from the coding sequence ATGAACAACACCCCAACCATCTTAATAGCTGATGACCACGCATTGATTCGCAAAGGTCTGCGACAGGTGATTGAAGCGGACACCCCCTATCAAATCATCGGCGAAGCCGCCAGCGGCAAAGAGGCGCTCGCCCTGATTATTCAGCATCAACCGCAAGTGGCAATTCTGGATGTCAATATGCCCGAACTCACAGGCTTTGATGTTGCGCAGGAAGTTCAAAAACGCAATCTGAAGGTGGCGATTATTTTTTTGACCATGCATAAAGATAAAAACTATTTCAACAAAGCGATGGATTTGGGTGCCAAAGGCTATGTATTAAAAGATGGTGTGCTGGATGAAATCGTGAGCGCCTTGCAAACCGTGGTGCGCGGCGTGCCGTTTATCAGTTCGCAACTTTCGGGTTATCTGTTGCAACGCCTGGATCGCATCGGATTGCTCGCCAAACAAACGCCCGGACTCAATAATTTAACGCCTACCGAAAAACGCATCCTCAAACTGATTGCCAATTATAAAACCAGTAAAGAGATTGCCGCAGAGTTACACATACACTACCGCACCGTCGATAACCACCGCACCAACATATCCAATAAACTGGGACTCCAAGGCAGCCACGCGCTGTTGAAATTTGCCGTCGAACATCAGGAAGAACTGGCTTGA
- a CDS encoding two-component regulator propeller domain-containing protein: MDFKRGLIACVWLGLLACAAPAQTLNHHKVFGKYQQFVWLEQHGLPQNTVQAITRTRDGYLWLGTLAGAARFDGAHFTIFDNGNTSAIKGSYITALLEDRDGNLWLGCDGGGLVRYSNGQFTQYTLEDGLPNNTTKTLLEDPEGGIWVATLGGVCRFKDNRFTTYAKRDGLPDDAVSIMAQDKDGNLWIGTANGLARFNAGKFTVYTKREGLPDNGVNTLCFDKKNQLWVGTNTGLCRWQETRFIQPAKADALRHTNIYTLYADREGALWIGTIGSGLFRFKDETLSRYTTREGLPGDRVVAIFEDVEGDFWVGTDGGLCQLKTGRFQVFTAQDGLNPDFISAIYQSKAGDLWVGTTSSLSRFNDGKFTTFTTRDGFPAKHVRSICEDHFGNLWIGTNGGGLTRFDNSRFTNWTTKDGLSSDHVSAVLEDHAGNLWAGTHGYGLNLFRDGRFTHYSTANGLPDNFVRTLYEDRAGNLWIGTQHGGLCRLKDGKFDSFTTRDGLANNFVVSFFEDPQNNLWIGMVDGGLSRFRDGKFSNVTAKDGLYDNVAFQILPDTDDDSANLWVSCNKGIYRVSLKELNEFADGRIGSVTSFVYGITDGMLSRECNSASPAGWKTRDGNLWFPTTRGLVKIDPQSRNTAPPLLAIEQVSLDGAILNNRQTIEIRPGQENLEIQYSGLSWSRPQQIRFKYMLMGLNSEWVEVGNRRTAYYPHLPPGEYTFKVIADNGEGVWNTQGKSLRIVVLPPFYRTWWFIGLIALAFLGLGTLAYQIRVRQLTRAKVAQEEFSRQLIASQEQERKRIAAELHDSLGQNLLVIKNWVTMAKRFLEPDSRAREPLEEVATTVSHSIEEVREIAYNLRPYHLDEMGLTEALSSMLERIAEASGIRLLIEIDPIDGLFSSESEINLYRVIQECANNIVKHSQATAAEFFIRRDSQQLLVEIRDNGKGFDLNQILNDKNRGFGLHGIAERVRLLGGKEAIQAVPGAGTTITIILEIPNINHEQHPNHLNS, from the coding sequence ATGGATTTTAAGAGAGGGTTAATTGCCTGCGTATGGCTTGGGCTATTGGCATGTGCCGCGCCTGCGCAGACGCTCAATCACCATAAAGTCTTCGGTAAATATCAGCAGTTTGTCTGGCTCGAACAACACGGCTTGCCGCAAAACACCGTACAGGCAATCACCCGAACCCGCGATGGTTATTTATGGTTGGGAACCCTGGCAGGGGCTGCGCGTTTTGATGGCGCGCATTTCACGATTTTTGATAACGGCAACACCAGCGCCATCAAAGGAAGCTACATCACCGCGTTGCTCGAAGACCGCGACGGCAATCTCTGGCTTGGGTGCGATGGCGGCGGTCTTGTGCGTTACAGCAACGGGCAATTCACGCAGTACACCCTAGAGGACGGGCTGCCGAATAATACGACCAAAACATTATTGGAAGACCCGGAAGGCGGCATCTGGGTAGCGACCCTTGGCGGCGTGTGCCGGTTCAAAGATAACCGCTTTACAACTTATGCAAAACGCGATGGGCTGCCGGATGATGCGGTTTCGATAATGGCGCAGGATAAAGACGGCAATCTCTGGATTGGTACAGCAAATGGATTGGCGCGATTCAATGCGGGTAAATTCACGGTGTACACCAAGCGTGAAGGATTGCCGGATAATGGCGTCAATACGCTTTGCTTCGATAAAAAAAATCAACTGTGGGTCGGCACCAACACGGGGCTTTGCCGCTGGCAGGAAACCCGTTTCATTCAACCTGCCAAAGCTGACGCGCTCAGACACACAAACATTTATACGCTGTATGCAGACCGCGAAGGCGCATTGTGGATTGGCACCATTGGCAGCGGGTTGTTTCGCTTCAAAGATGAAACGCTTTCGCGTTATACAACCCGCGAAGGTTTGCCGGGCGACCGCGTGGTCGCAATTTTTGAAGATGTCGAAGGCGATTTCTGGGTTGGAACCGATGGCGGACTCTGTCAATTGAAAACCGGACGCTTTCAGGTCTTTACCGCGCAGGACGGCTTGAATCCCGATTTCATCTCGGCGATTTATCAAAGCAAAGCCGGTGACCTCTGGGTTGGAACCACTTCGAGTTTGAGCCGCTTCAACGATGGGAAATTTACCACCTTCACCACCCGCGACGGATTCCCCGCCAAACACGTCCGGTCAATTTGCGAAGACCATTTCGGCAATTTGTGGATTGGCACAAACGGCGGTGGATTAACCAGATTTGACAACAGTCGCTTCACCAACTGGACAACCAAAGATGGGCTGTCAAGTGACCATGTTTCCGCAGTTCTCGAAGACCACGCAGGCAATCTATGGGCAGGCACGCACGGCTATGGGCTGAATCTATTTCGCGATGGGCGCTTCACCCATTATTCAACGGCAAACGGCTTGCCCGATAATTTTGTCAGAACGTTGTATGAAGACCGCGCCGGTAATTTATGGATTGGCACGCAACACGGCGGCTTGTGCAGATTGAAGGATGGAAAATTTGATTCCTTCACCACTCGTGATGGACTGGCAAATAATTTCGTCGTTTCATTTTTTGAAGACCCGCAAAACAATTTATGGATTGGCATGGTCGATGGCGGATTGAGTCGCTTTCGAGATGGGAAATTTTCCAACGTTACCGCCAAAGACGGTTTATATGACAATGTCGCCTTTCAAATATTGCCCGATACCGATGACGATTCGGCAAATCTCTGGGTGAGTTGCAACAAAGGAATCTATCGCGTCAGTTTGAAAGAATTGAATGAGTTTGCCGATGGTCGTATTGGTTCGGTCACTTCGTTCGTGTACGGCATCACCGACGGGATGCTCAGTCGCGAATGCAACAGCGCAAGCCCCGCGGGCTGGAAAACCCGCGATGGCAATTTGTGGTTTCCCACTACCAGAGGGCTTGTAAAAATCGACCCGCAAAGCCGCAACACCGCGCCACCGCTTCTGGCAATCGAACAGGTCAGTCTGGATGGCGCAATTTTAAATAACCGTCAAACCATTGAAATTCGTCCCGGTCAGGAGAACCTCGAAATTCAATATAGCGGACTCAGTTGGAGCCGTCCGCAACAGATTCGCTTCAAATATATGTTGATGGGCTTGAACAGTGAATGGGTAGAAGTCGGGAATCGCCGCACGGCTTACTATCCGCACCTGCCGCCCGGCGAATATACCTTCAAAGTCATCGCAGATAACGGCGAAGGCGTTTGGAATACGCAGGGCAAAAGTCTGCGCATCGTGGTGCTGCCGCCGTTTTATCGCACCTGGTGGTTTATCGGATTAATCGCTTTGGCGTTTCTGGGGCTTGGCACTCTGGCTTACCAAATTCGCGTCCGGCAATTAACCCGCGCTAAAGTCGCGCAGGAAGAGTTTTCGCGACAGTTGATTGCTTCGCAGGAGCAGGAGCGCAAACGCATTGCCGCAGAATTGCACGATAGTCTGGGGCAAAATCTGCTGGTGATCAAAAACTGGGTGACTATGGCAAAACGATTTCTCGAACCCGACAGTCGCGCCCGTGAGCCGCTCGAAGAAGTTGCCACGACGGTTTCGCATTCGATTGAAGAGGTACGCGAAATCGCTTACAACCTGCGCCCTTATCATCTGGATGAAATGGGTTTGACGGAAGCCTTGAGTTCAATGCTCGAACGCATAGCCGAAGCCTCCGGCATTCGTTTGCTGATTGAAATTGACCCGATTGACGGGCTATTTTCGAGCGAATCGGAAATCAACCTTTATCGGGTGATTCAAGAGTGCGCCAATAACATCGTCAAACATTCGCAGGCAACCGCCGCAGAATTTTTCATTCGCAGAGATTCACAGCAGTTGCTCGTCGAGATACGCGATAACGGGAAAGGGTTCGACCTCAATCAAATTTTAAATGATAAAAATCGGGGATTCGGATTGCACGGTATCGCTGAACGTGTGCGGTTGCTCGGCGGCAAAGAGGCGATTCAAGCGGTTCCCGGCGCAGGCACGACGATTACGATTATTCTGGAAATACCGAATATAAATCATGAACAACACCCCAACCATCTTAATAGCTGA
- a CDS encoding DUF2911 domain-containing protein, protein MRLNKIFSLIAILCLAIAACAQGGNDRGKAEVAIKGKTISIDYGRPELKGRDLLSLAPVGTVWRLGKNQATQIETTAELEVAGTKVAPGKYSLWAKKVSDSEWHLCFHPKTGIWGLPVQKEGYVAELPLKQSAGGSSVELFTIALADNKGKANVSIQWGTMVLSGDIGVK, encoded by the coding sequence ATGCGATTGAACAAAATCTTTTCATTGATTGCGATATTGTGTTTGGCGATTGCCGCTTGCGCGCAAGGCGGCAATGACCGTGGCAAAGCCGAAGTCGCTATCAAAGGCAAAACCATTTCCATCGATTACGGTCGCCCGGAACTCAAAGGACGCGACCTGTTATCGCTGGCACCGGTCGGAACCGTCTGGCGACTCGGCAAAAATCAGGCGACACAAATTGAAACCACCGCCGAACTCGAGGTTGCGGGAACCAAAGTTGCGCCCGGCAAATATTCATTGTGGGCTAAAAAAGTAAGCGACAGCGAGTGGCATCTCTGCTTTCATCCCAAGACCGGCATCTGGGGACTACCGGTGCAAAAAGAGGGCTATGTTGCTGAATTGCCGTTGAAACAATCAGCCGGTGGAAGTTCGGTTGAACTCTTTACCATCGCGCTTGCGGATAACAAAGGTAAAGCGAACGTCAGTATTCAATGGGGAACGATGGTGTTAAGCGGCGACATCGGAGTGAAATAA
- a CDS encoding primary-amine oxidase: MNNKNIPSLPQRLKPVLYLLWLGLLGISALAIDYPTHPLDPLSREEIAATVEVLKAAGKVTNDSRYSTIVLNEPPKSEVLNFKAGDQFRREAFVVIYERAPNKTFEAIVDLNKKSLASWKEVPGVQPMFLVEDFLLTQEIVRNDPEWQAAMRKRGISDFKNVQIDAWSAGFFGTDEAQDARVARAISYYNAGTKNAYARPIEGVIAYVNLNTKKVYRLVDAGVVPVPKETGEMDMKAVGKLREAPKPLTIVQPEGASFQVNGNEVRWQKWRFRYGMHPREGLVLYTVGYEDQGKARPILYRAGLSEMVVPYGDARAGWFFRNAVDEGEYGIGRLALSLEAKTDYPDNATLFNAVFAQDNGAAVPLPRAVALYERDGGVLWKHVDYTTLPFVHNESRRARQLVISWFANVGNYEYGFNWVFHQDGVLEMEVQLTGIMAARGIAEDENNGHHFTNGHKVAPQVEAVHHQHFFNFRLDFDVDGTENSIVEMNTQASPAGKNNPYNNAFTMQETLLRTELQAQRQMSLANSRKWKIINPSNKNTLGEPTGYLLFPGENSLPYAASTSSVRKRAGFMNAHLWATAYAKDELYAAGYYINQSKGGEGLPKWTKANRPLENRDLVVWYTLGVTHIPRPEEWPVMTVHKATFKLMPSGFFVKNPALDVPK; the protein is encoded by the coding sequence ATGAACAATAAAAACATTCCTTCCCTTCCCCAACGCTTGAAACCTGTGTTGTATCTTCTCTGGCTTGGGTTACTGGGAATCTCTGCGCTTGCTATAGATTATCCAACTCATCCGCTTGACCCGCTCAGCCGTGAAGAGATTGCTGCGACCGTTGAAGTCTTGAAAGCCGCGGGAAAAGTGACAAATGACAGTCGCTATTCAACCATTGTGTTGAACGAACCGCCAAAATCCGAAGTCCTCAATTTTAAAGCAGGCGATCAGTTCAGACGCGAAGCCTTCGTGGTCATTTATGAACGCGCGCCGAATAAAACTTTTGAAGCCATCGTTGACCTCAATAAAAAATCGCTGGCGTCGTGGAAGGAAGTTCCGGGCGTGCAACCGATGTTTCTGGTCGAAGATTTTCTATTGACTCAGGAAATCGTTCGCAACGACCCTGAGTGGCAGGCGGCAATGCGCAAGCGCGGCATTTCGGATTTTAAAAACGTGCAGATTGATGCCTGGTCGGCAGGTTTTTTTGGAACCGATGAAGCGCAAGATGCGCGCGTCGCCCGCGCCATCTCTTATTACAACGCCGGAACCAAAAATGCCTATGCGCGCCCCATCGAAGGCGTCATCGCTTATGTCAATTTGAATACTAAAAAAGTTTATCGTTTAGTTGATGCGGGCGTCGTTCCGGTGCCGAAAGAGACCGGCGAGATGGATATGAAAGCCGTCGGCAAACTTCGCGAAGCCCCCAAGCCTTTAACCATCGTGCAACCCGAAGGCGCAAGTTTTCAGGTAAACGGCAACGAAGTGCGCTGGCAGAAATGGCGCTTTCGTTACGGGATGCACCCGCGCGAAGGGTTGGTGCTTTACACAGTCGGTTACGAAGACCAGGGCAAAGCGCGTCCGATTCTTTATCGCGCCGGGCTTTCGGAAATGGTCGTGCCTTATGGCGATGCGCGCGCCGGTTGGTTTTTCCGCAACGCTGTGGATGAAGGCGAATATGGCATCGGACGTCTGGCATTATCGCTTGAAGCGAAAACCGATTACCCGGACAATGCCACGTTATTCAACGCGGTCTTTGCGCAAGATAACGGCGCGGCGGTTCCGCTGCCTCGCGCCGTGGCGCTTTATGAACGCGATGGCGGCGTGCTCTGGAAACATGTCGATTATACGACCTTGCCGTTTGTGCATAACGAATCGCGTCGGGCGCGGCAGTTGGTGATTTCGTGGTTTGCCAATGTCGGCAATTACGAATATGGATTCAACTGGGTTTTTCATCAGGATGGCGTGCTGGAAATGGAAGTGCAACTCACAGGAATTATGGCGGCGCGTGGCATTGCCGAAGACGAAAACAACGGACATCATTTCACCAACGGGCACAAAGTTGCGCCGCAGGTTGAAGCGGTTCATCATCAACACTTTTTCAATTTCCGTCTGGATTTCGATGTCGATGGCACCGAAAACAGCATCGTTGAAATGAACACCCAGGCAAGCCCCGCCGGGAAAAATAATCCTTACAATAATGCCTTTACCATGCAGGAAACGCTGCTGCGCACCGAGTTGCAGGCGCAACGACAGATGAGTTTAGCCAATAGTCGCAAATGGAAAATCATCAATCCCTCGAATAAAAACACGCTTGGCGAGCCGACCGGTTACCTGCTTTTTCCTGGGGAAAACTCCCTTCCCTATGCGGCGTCGACTTCGTCGGTGAGAAAACGCGCGGGCTTTATGAATGCCCATCTATGGGCAACGGCTTATGCCAAGGATGAACTCTATGCCGCCGGGTATTACATCAATCAGAGCAAAGGCGGCGAAGGGTTACCGAAATGGACAAAAGCCAATCGCCCGCTTGAAAACCGGGATTTGGTGGTGTGGTACACGCTTGGCGTCACCCACATTCCGCGACCGGAAGAGTGGCCGGTGATGACGGTTCACAAAGCCACATTCAAATTGATGCCGAGCGGTTTTTTCGTAAAGAATCCGGCGCTCGACGTGCCGAAATAG
- a CDS encoding O-antigen ligase family protein → MSQKDASKTFRQLENPPHQPSGEHLRSVVFRGCLAVLVSVPLIFSTSLYSIMVLPKFIALLLGAAILFLALTLFMALSHHPLNHFAALKSKHLLFALLYLAAIAVSTYFGVSPRTAFFGSYEKQMGLLTYVCFFICFIGIIVALNRCQARLEMMAWAMFLTGALIAIYAIVQFVGNDPFLSATTYTFASPQGDIVRVPGTLGHANYLGNFLLYTTPLGVSLAFLSNGSLRRIAMIATGLSIAAIICSGTRGAWLGLLGASLTLIWIGKKNRQARLPVVGKRQLVSLAIASITILLGVLAIALSPKGQSVTARLRSFAMDGLTGSGRTILWHDAFKAVPHYAITGCGPEGFRKAFLVYKSTALALNAPQINNESSHNAYLDAVISYGLAGAIFYLAFIVSAFQLLYRAYRGAPNRQVKFLSAGMLAALVGVSTHNFFIYEQIPTGLYFFVFMALALATAQLAGVQDDKDDAPDAGLGAGPATIIAQPETANRFSFSPSTPTKRLWIYVSRLLLAAGIIFLALAVWYAIGAARSDQAIKQAFQAVIAKDLSGLMRNGEQATQGVNPVNAYDYLFAQSLSQYISSVSRQAIPDDGTGKQRATLSGEASETVETGIRHAEKSLACTLTPESNYVLLANLAMQAGDKERLLSFAEQAINWDANFYSSHLMMAEAWLANDDRERAAEEAEIAIRLNPSSAEARSALIRARNGQLNIAMQDWLKRAHRAERKGRFTDAKEWLAQALSAGSCPACHQLLAAIYEKEQQYRAAIKEWEVLAHEPQQEVSTSEITAHIEFLKLKLATEK, encoded by the coding sequence TTGTCGCAAAAAGATGCGAGTAAAACCTTTCGTCAGTTGGAAAATCCACCGCATCAACCATCCGGTGAGCATTTGCGCAGCGTGGTTTTCCGGGGGTGTTTGGCGGTACTGGTCAGCGTACCGCTCATCTTCAGCACCTCTCTCTATAGCATCATGGTATTGCCTAAATTTATTGCCTTACTGCTGGGAGCCGCGATTCTATTTTTGGCGCTGACGCTTTTTATGGCTTTGAGTCATCATCCGCTCAACCACTTCGCAGCACTCAAATCAAAACATCTTCTTTTCGCCCTGCTCTATCTTGCGGCGATTGCGGTTTCCACTTATTTCGGGGTGTCGCCGCGCACGGCATTTTTCGGCAGCTATGAAAAACAGATGGGGCTGCTGACCTATGTCTGTTTTTTCATCTGTTTTATAGGGATTATTGTCGCTCTTAACCGTTGTCAGGCGCGTTTGGAGATGATGGCATGGGCGATGTTTTTAACCGGAGCGCTCATCGCCATTTATGCCATTGTCCAGTTTGTGGGCAATGACCCTTTTCTATCTGCGACCACTTATACCTTTGCTTCACCTCAAGGAGATATTGTGCGTGTACCCGGCACGCTCGGTCATGCAAACTATCTGGGCAACTTTTTGCTCTACACAACCCCATTAGGCGTAAGTCTGGCATTCCTGTCTAATGGAAGCCTTCGGCGAATTGCCATGATCGCAACCGGGCTTTCGATTGCGGCAATCATTTGTAGCGGAACAAGGGGCGCGTGGTTGGGGTTGTTGGGCGCAAGCCTGACTTTAATCTGGATAGGAAAAAAGAACCGGCAAGCACGATTGCCGGTTGTCGGGAAACGGCAATTGGTGAGCCTTGCCATCGCTTCCATTACTATTCTGCTGGGCGTTTTAGCCATTGCCTTGAGTCCGAAAGGGCAAAGTGTAACCGCGCGGTTGCGTTCATTCGCAATGGACGGCTTGACCGGTTCAGGACGCACAATTTTGTGGCACGATGCCTTCAAAGCTGTTCCCCACTATGCCATCACCGGGTGTGGCCCGGAAGGTTTCCGTAAAGCTTTTCTAGTTTACAAATCCACAGCGCTGGCATTAAATGCTCCGCAAATAAACAATGAAAGTTCGCATAATGCTTATCTGGACGCGGTAATCTCATACGGTCTGGCAGGAGCGATATTTTATCTGGCATTTATTGTCTCGGCATTTCAGCTTTTGTACCGCGCCTATCGGGGTGCTCCCAACCGGCAAGTGAAATTTCTCAGCGCCGGAATGCTTGCCGCACTGGTTGGCGTGTCAACGCATAATTTTTTTATTTATGAACAAATTCCCACGGGGTTATATTTTTTCGTCTTCATGGCGCTGGCGCTGGCAACCGCGCAACTTGCCGGCGTGCAAGATGATAAAGATGACGCGCCAGACGCCGGACTTGGCGCTGGACCAGCAACCATTATTGCGCAACCTGAAACGGCGAACAGGTTCAGTTTTTCTCCCTCAACACCCACAAAAAGGCTTTGGATTTATGTGAGTCGCTTGCTGCTCGCAGCAGGGATTATTTTTCTGGCGCTCGCTGTCTGGTACGCAATCGGCGCTGCTCGTTCCGACCAGGCGATCAAACAGGCGTTTCAGGCAGTCATCGCCAAAGATTTATCCGGTTTAATGAGAAACGGCGAACAGGCGACCCAGGGCGTCAATCCTGTCAATGCTTATGACTATCTCTTTGCGCAGTCATTGTCACAATATATCAGTAGCGTGTCGCGCCAAGCGATTCCCGATGACGGAACCGGCAAACAGCGCGCCACACTTTCAGGCGAGGCTTCTGAAACCGTAGAAACCGGCATCCGCCATGCTGAAAAATCGCTTGCTTGTACGCTCACGCCGGAATCGAATTATGTGTTGCTCGCTAATCTGGCGATGCAGGCTGGAGATAAAGAGCGATTGCTCAGTTTTGCCGAACAGGCAATCAACTGGGACGCGAATTTTTATAGTAGCCACTTGATGATGGCTGAGGCTTGGCTTGCTAATGATGATCGGGAGAGAGCCGCCGAAGAAGCCGAAATCGCCATCAGGTTAAATCCATCATCCGCCGAAGCCAGATCGGCATTGATACGAGCGCGCAACGGTCAGCTAAATATCGCGATGCAGGATTGGTTAAAGCGGGCGCACAGGGCAGAAAGAAAAGGCAGATTTACTGATGCCAAAGAGTGGTTAGCGCAGGCGCTCAGCGCAGGCAGTTGCCCGGCTTGTCACCAACTTCTGGCTGCAATTTATGAAAAAGAGCAGCAGTATCGGGCAGCAATAAAAGAATGGGAAGTATTGGCACACGAACCTCAACAAGAGGTCTCGACTTCAGAAATAACCGCGCATATTGAATTTTTAAAACTAAAACTTGCCACGGAAAAATGA
- a CDS encoding type 1 glutamine amidotransferase domain-containing protein, with the protein MDKQLSNLKVAILVENGFEQVELTEPKKALEAAGAVTQIVSPAGKKVKGWQHTQWGDEFPVDVALDNARSDEFDALLLPGGVINPDKLRITPRAIAFIKEFFDAGKPVAAICHGPCLLIDAGAAKGRTLTSWHSIKTDLLNAGAKWVDRDVVNENGLVTSRKPDDIPAFNREMISLFSQQTHRQSKFAERTGRT; encoded by the coding sequence ATGGATAAACAATTAAGCAATTTGAAAGTTGCGATTCTGGTTGAGAATGGGTTTGAGCAGGTGGAACTCACCGAACCGAAAAAGGCATTGGAAGCAGCAGGAGCGGTTACGCAAATTGTTTCACCTGCCGGAAAGAAAGTAAAAGGCTGGCAGCATACCCAGTGGGGCGATGAATTCCCTGTTGATGTCGCTTTGGATAATGCGCGTTCAGATGAGTTTGACGCCTTATTATTGCCTGGCGGCGTCATCAATCCCGATAAACTGCGCATCACGCCACGCGCTATTGCTTTCATTAAAGAATTTTTTGACGCAGGCAAACCGGTTGCGGCGATTTGTCATGGTCCCTGCCTGTTGATTGATGCAGGCGCAGCCAAAGGGCGCACCCTTACCTCCTGGCATTCGATTAAAACCGATTTGCTGAATGCGGGAGCTAAATGGGTTGATCGGGATGTCGTCAATGAAAACGGACTGGTGACCAGTCGCAAACCCGATGATATTCCGGCATTCAATCGAGAAATGATTTCGTTATTCAGTCAACAAACCCATCGCCAGAGTAAATTTGCCGAGCGCACCGGCAGAACGTAA
- a CDS encoding pyridoxal phosphate-dependent aminotransferase encodes MFKPADRIKHVQKSATRRLYDAAPAGSINLGLGEPDFLTPEVIRREAARVVKEERLGYTPNAGLLALREQVARFHSDGLKSAIGADSVCVTNGAEEALFAVMLSILNPGDEAVLPDPGFSAYTTIAEIAGAQVVHYVMPAAKGFQFDRREFEKSLTDKTRLALIVSPSNPTSRVISRADLQFIADTLRGSEVYIIADEIYRELYFTDERPSSLAEFYDKTIIVSGMSKMMSMTGWRLGWAVGDAEVIRYVTVMHQYISSCASSVSQKAALAAFTDEGRKATKAMRDELKHRRDVISAAIERELGLPYVAGEGGFYVMLDISRYGEAEAVAMRLLEEGVITVPGDAFGKEGRGYLRLSYSIEPTFIEEAIQRMAKGLQKFA; translated from the coding sequence ATGTTCAAACCGGCTGACAGAATTAAGCATGTGCAAAAGAGCGCGACGCGGCGTTTGTATGACGCTGCGCCTGCGGGGTCAATCAACCTGGGACTTGGCGAACCGGATTTCTTAACCCCCGAGGTGATTCGCCGGGAAGCGGCGCGGGTCGTTAAAGAAGAACGACTCGGTTACACGCCAAATGCCGGACTGCTGGCGTTGCGCGAACAGGTTGCCCGTTTTCATAGCGATGGCTTGAAATCGGCTATAGGAGCCGATTCTGTCTGTGTCACCAACGGCGCGGAAGAAGCTTTGTTTGCCGTGATGCTCTCGATTCTCAATCCCGGTGACGAAGCCGTTTTGCCCGACCCTGGTTTTAGCGCCTATACAACGATTGCCGAAATCGCCGGAGCGCAGGTCGTACACTACGTGATGCCTGCCGCCAAAGGTTTTCAATTTGACCGCCGAGAATTTGAAAAATCGCTTACCGATAAAACCCGTTTGGCGTTGATTGTCTCGCCATCAAATCCGACGAGCCGCGTCATCAGTCGCGCGGATTTGCAGTTCATTGCCGATACCTTGCGCGGGTCAGAGGTATACATCATTGCTGATGAAATCTACCGCGAACTCTATTTCACAGACGAGCGCCCGTCGTCGCTAGCGGAGTTTTATGACAAAACGATTATCGTTTCGGGCATGTCGAAAATGATGAGCATGACCGGCTGGCGATTGGGTTGGGCGGTTGGCGATGCGGAAGTCATACGCTATGTTACGGTGATGCACCAATACATCTCTTCCTGCGCTTCATCGGTTTCACAAAAAGCTGCGCTCGCCGCTTTTACAGATGAAGGTCGTAAGGCGACAAAAGCCATGCGCGATGAACTGAAACATCGCCGCGATGTAATAAGCGCAGCGATAGAGCGAGAACTCGGTTTACCGTATGTTGCCGGCGAAGGCGGGTTTTATGTCATGCTTGATATTTCGCGTTACGGTGAAGCCGAAGCGGTGGCGATGCGTTTGCTTGAAGAGGGTGTCATCACGGTTCCCGGCGATGCGTTCGGCAAAGAAGGGCGCGGTTACTTGCGATTATCGTATTCCATCGAACCAACGTTTATCGAAGAAGCTATTCAGCGTATGGCAAAAGGATTACAAAAATTTGCTTGA